One Alkaliphilus sp. B6464 genomic window carries:
- the xerD gene encoding site-specific tyrosine recombinase XerD — protein MKQLISSFTVYLDKEKKLSQNTLESYKRDITQYLTYLNNNGILDISLSNTTTVITYLLYLQKTGKSTSTISRNLASIRSFYKFLLLNKQIESDPTINLETPKTERRQPNILTLQEVDTLLTQPLEHTDKGIRDKAMLELLYATGIRVTELISLNIEDVNLDLGFIKCSSGAKERVIPIGSIALNSLTKYINNNRINFIKNQDEESLFLNYYGNRLTRQGFWKIIKAYTEQAKIGKTITPHTLRHSFATHLIQNGADLRSVQEMLGHSDISTTQVYAHLMKNRIKEVYNKTHPRA, from the coding sequence ATGAAACAGTTAATATCGAGTTTTACTGTTTATTTAGACAAAGAAAAAAAATTATCACAAAATACCTTAGAATCATATAAACGTGATATAACCCAATATTTAACATACCTTAACAATAATGGAATTCTTGATATTTCTTTAAGCAATACAACCACTGTAATTACATATTTATTATATTTACAGAAAACCGGAAAATCTACATCTACTATTTCTAGAAATTTAGCTTCAATTAGAAGTTTTTATAAATTTTTGTTGTTGAATAAACAAATTGAAAGTGATCCTACTATTAATTTGGAAACACCAAAGACAGAAAGACGGCAACCTAATATCCTAACGTTACAAGAAGTCGATACCTTGTTAACACAACCACTAGAACATACAGACAAAGGTATTAGGGATAAAGCAATGCTTGAACTTTTATATGCTACAGGTATAAGGGTAACTGAGTTAATTTCATTAAATATTGAAGATGTTAACTTGGATTTAGGTTTTATTAAATGTAGCAGTGGAGCTAAAGAACGAGTTATACCCATTGGTTCTATAGCATTAAATTCTCTAACTAAATATATTAATAATAATAGAATAAACTTTATAAAAAATCAGGATGAAGAATCTCTTTTTCTAAATTATTATGGAAATCGTTTGACTAGACAAGGATTTTGGAAGATCATTAAGGCATATACAGAACAAGCTAAAATAGGAAAAACTATTACGCCTCATACACTAAGGCATTCATTTGCAACCCATTTAATACAAAATGGGGCGGACTTAAGATCTGTTCAGGAAATGTTAGGACACTCTGACATATCAACGACACAAGTATATGCTCATTTGATGAAAAATAGAATAAAAGAGGTTTATAATAAAACTCACCCTAGGGCCTGA
- the spoIIM gene encoding stage II sporulation protein M — MSLLKKGSLFMPISIMDSFKKHIKSNFIIYFLIILCLLIGISVGGFTVKVISSSHKQELVAYLKGFFQLFHNEEIRNVDIFLQSLINNLQLLSLSWIFGILVVAIPGIIFIICFKGFVIGFTVGLLIEQFKFKGILLFLLGVLPQNLIIIPIFITASTISLSFALMLIKNKLNKSKQINFYKQFLIYTTSYVVLALLILIAVSIETFISPIFMKIISGYIQ, encoded by the coding sequence ATGAGTTTACTGAAGAAAGGAAGTCTGTTTATGCCTATATCTATTATGGATTCATTTAAAAAACATATAAAAAGTAATTTTATTATTTATTTTTTAATTATATTATGTCTTTTAATAGGTATATCTGTTGGAGGATTTACTGTAAAGGTTATTAGTTCAAGTCATAAACAAGAATTAGTTGCTTACTTAAAAGGATTTTTTCAGCTTTTTCATAATGAAGAAATCAGAAATGTTGATATATTTCTACAATCATTAATTAATAACCTTCAACTACTGAGTTTAAGCTGGATATTTGGTATATTAGTAGTAGCTATTCCAGGAATAATTTTTATAATATGTTTTAAAGGCTTTGTAATTGGGTTTACTGTGGGTCTACTAATTGAACAGTTCAAATTTAAGGGTATACTCTTATTTTTATTAGGAGTATTACCTCAAAACTTAATTATTATTCCTATATTTATTACAGCCTCTACCATCTCTTTGTCCTTTGCTCTGATGTTAATTAAAAATAAATTAAATAAATCAAAACAAATTAATTTTTATAAACAATTCTTAATATATACTACATCATATGTGGTACTTGCTTTATTGATTTTAATAGCTGTTTCTATTGAAACTTTTATCTCTCCCATTTTTATGAAAATTATCAGTGGATATATTCAATAA
- a CDS encoding D-alanyl-D-alanine carboxypeptidase family protein: MRKKFNMFLCILVIISLLLPAYNVSGEAQPFDINSKSALLMDVGTGTILYEKNIHEQLPPASVTKIMTMLLVMEAIDNNKITLNDKVVVSERASKMGGTQLYLEPGENKTVEELMKGVAIRSANDASLALGEYIAGTEELFIQQMNNRAKELGMKNTTFINTNGLPAEGHVTTAYDIALMSRELLKHKDIHKWLTTWMDTVVVGKRQSPQSLVNTNKLINTYKGANGIKTGYTSEALHCISASATRGNATFIAVIMAAPTSQVRFSEASKLLDYGFANYNNVEVVKKDSIIGSVMLSKGKKIQVDAVAKDELNALVKKGDEANVQKEIILPPSITAPVSQGDKLGEIIAKIDGKEIGRVDIVSKESIEKASIVNILGKMFSKMMGK; this comes from the coding sequence ATGAGGAAAAAATTTAATATGTTTTTGTGTATATTGGTGATAATTTCTTTACTTTTGCCAGCCTATAATGTTAGCGGAGAGGCACAACCCTTCGATATAAATAGTAAGTCGGCATTATTAATGGATGTGGGTACTGGAACAATCTTATACGAAAAGAATATACATGAACAACTACCTCCAGCGAGTGTAACTAAAATTATGACCATGCTTTTAGTAATGGAAGCTATTGATAATAATAAGATTACCCTTAATGATAAGGTTGTTGTTAGTGAACGAGCTTCTAAAATGGGTGGTACTCAACTTTATTTAGAGCCAGGAGAAAATAAAACAGTAGAAGAACTAATGAAAGGTGTAGCAATACGATCAGCTAATGATGCTTCTTTGGCATTGGGTGAATATATAGCTGGTACTGAAGAACTATTTATACAACAAATGAACAATCGTGCTAAAGAATTAGGAATGAAAAATACAACATTTATTAATACAAATGGATTACCAGCAGAAGGTCATGTGACAACAGCATATGATATAGCCTTAATGTCCAGGGAGTTGTTAAAACATAAGGACATTCATAAATGGCTTACAACTTGGATGGATACGGTAGTAGTTGGTAAAAGGCAATCTCCACAGTCATTGGTTAATACAAATAAACTAATTAATACCTACAAAGGAGCCAATGGTATTAAGACTGGATATACAAGTGAAGCATTACATTGCATATCTGCATCAGCAACCAGAGGAAATGCTACATTTATTGCTGTAATTATGGCTGCTCCAACTTCGCAGGTTCGTTTTTCTGAAGCATCAAAGTTATTAGATTATGGTTTTGCTAATTATAACAATGTGGAAGTTGTTAAAAAGGATAGTATTATAGGAAGTGTCATGTTAAGCAAAGGTAAAAAAATACAGGTAGATGCAGTTGCAAAAGATGAGTTGAATGCTTTAGTAAAAAAAGGTGATGAAGCTAATGTTCAAAAGGAAATAATACTTCCTCCATCTATTACTGCTCCAGTATCACAAGGTGATAAATTAGGAGAAATTATAGCTAAAATAGATGGAAAAGAAATAGGTAGGGTAGATATTGTATCAAAAGAAAGTATAGAGAAAGCCTCAATAGTGAATATATTAGGAAAAATGTTTAGTAAAATGATGGGAAAGTAA
- a CDS encoding glycosyltransferase, giving the protein MEVIIFIISLLTTLMTIPFVKEMLLTANITGSNYKGDKIPVGMGITFVPVVIINGILFNYFIGNNANMQQLLLVFLIGIMTMAVIGLIDDLIGNRNTLGFKGHIKSLLKGKLTTGGLKAIVGGLISILIGSLFSFHIIEIVVNSLIIALFTNLINLLDLRPGRAIKGFLTIAILFIIIGLSKETRIILGSIIAYAIGYFPQDIKAKSMMGDIGSNTLGITLGIVAVISYTMTVKYIILALLVLIQIIAEKYSITEIIKKNSILNFLDELGRY; this is encoded by the coding sequence TTGGAAGTTATTATTTTTATAATTAGTTTGTTAACTACATTAATGACAATTCCATTTGTTAAGGAAATGCTTTTGACGGCAAACATAACTGGAAGTAATTATAAGGGAGATAAGATTCCAGTTGGTATGGGAATTACATTTGTTCCAGTTGTTATTATCAATGGTATTTTGTTTAATTACTTTATTGGCAATAATGCTAATATGCAACAGTTATTATTAGTTTTTTTGATAGGTATTATGACCATGGCCGTAATAGGCTTAATTGATGACTTAATAGGAAATAGGAATACATTAGGCTTTAAGGGACATATTAAATCTTTATTGAAAGGAAAGTTAACTACTGGTGGATTAAAAGCTATAGTTGGTGGGTTAATTTCAATATTGATAGGTAGTTTATTTTCTTTTCACATAATAGAAATTGTGGTCAATTCCTTGATTATTGCATTATTTACAAATTTAATAAATTTGCTAGATTTAAGACCAGGTAGAGCAATAAAAGGCTTTTTAACTATAGCTATATTATTCATAATTATTGGGTTATCAAAAGAAACTAGAATTATACTAGGTTCCATTATAGCCTATGCTATAGGATATTTCCCACAGGATATAAAGGCAAAAAGTATGATGGGAGATATTGGATCAAATACCTTGGGTATTACGTTAGGAATTGTAGCTGTAATTAGCTATACTATGACTGTGAAATATATTATATTGGCTCTGCTAGTTTTGATTCAGATTATTGCAGAGAAATATTCTATAACTGAAATTATTAAAAAGAATTCTATTTTAAATTTTCTCGATGAGTTAGGTCGTTATTAA
- a CDS encoding site-2 protease family protein, with protein sequence MFSFDLSRILLNLPIILIAITLHEFAHAYSAFLLGDPTAKHYGRLTLNPISHIDITGFLLLAFSGFGWAKPVPINPNNFKNRKLGYFIVSIAGPISNILLAIIFTILLGIQIRFIDSVIINNIISYGIIINIVLAIFNLFPIPPLDGSKLLLILLPSRFEEKYYHIQKYSYIFLFILIYFRAIDKVLYPIVDYLLGLLSHVVMIIV encoded by the coding sequence ATGTTTAGTTTTGATTTAAGTCGTATTCTATTAAATTTGCCTATAATATTGATTGCTATAACATTACATGAATTTGCTCATGCTTATAGCGCGTTTTTATTGGGAGATCCAACAGCAAAGCATTATGGAAGGCTAACATTAAATCCAATATCACATATTGATATTACAGGCTTTTTATTATTAGCATTTTCTGGCTTTGGCTGGGCAAAACCAGTACCAATTAATCCTAATAATTTTAAAAATAGAAAGCTAGGATATTTTATTGTATCTATAGCAGGCCCAATATCTAATATTTTGTTAGCTATTATATTTACGATTTTACTTGGGATTCAAATTAGATTTATTGATAGTGTAATTATTAATAATATAATTAGTTATGGTATTATAATTAATATTGTATTAGCTATATTTAACTTATTTCCAATTCCACCTTTAGATGGTTCAAAACTACTATTGATACTACTTCCTAGTAGATTTGAAGAAAAATATTACCATATTCAAAAATATAGTTATATATTTTTGTTTATATTAATTTATTTTAGAGCAATTGATAAGGTCCTATATCCAATAGTGGATTATTTGCTTGGTTTATTATCCCATGTAGTAATGATTATAGTATAG
- a CDS encoding purine-nucleoside phosphorylase, giving the protein MENLLMKLESTKKFLLDSIDESPKVGLILGSGLGTLADEIENPIVIDYKDIPNFPVSTVEGHAGQLVIGKLMGKQVIAMKGRFHYYEGYSMDKVTFPVRVMKAIGVELVLITNACGGLNPNLYPGSLMIINDHINMTGDNPLIGPNYSELGPRFPDMSNAYDKDLIELVHKVSKKINVQTHEGVYVSISGPNYLSKAELRMMQKLGADTVGMSTVPEVIVAKHSGMKVIGISCVTDMAIPDELESISHEQVMEVANKTRPKFINLVKEVINGVTV; this is encoded by the coding sequence TTGGAAAATTTATTAATGAAGCTTGAAAGTACAAAAAAATTTTTACTAGACTCGATAGATGAAAGTCCTAAAGTAGGATTAATTCTTGGATCAGGCTTAGGTACATTAGCTGATGAAATAGAGAATCCTATTGTTATTGATTATAAGGATATACCTAACTTCCCAGTTTCAACAGTAGAGGGGCATGCGGGACAATTAGTGATTGGAAAGCTAATGGGCAAACAGGTTATTGCAATGAAAGGTAGATTCCATTACTATGAAGGTTATAGCATGGATAAGGTTACATTTCCAGTAAGAGTAATGAAAGCTATAGGTGTGGAATTAGTATTAATAACAAATGCTTGTGGAGGGCTAAATCCAAATCTATATCCAGGATCATTAATGATTATTAATGATCATATAAATATGACAGGAGATAATCCATTAATTGGTCCAAATTACTCAGAATTAGGACCAAGGTTCCCTGATATGTCTAATGCATACGATAAGGATCTAATTGAGCTAGTGCATAAAGTTAGCAAAAAAATTAATGTACAAACTCACGAAGGAGTATATGTTTCTATTAGTGGACCAAATTATTTATCGAAGGCTGAGTTAAGGATGATGCAAAAATTAGGTGCAGATACTGTTGGAATGTCTACTGTTCCAGAGGTAATTGTTGCAAAACATAGTGGAATGAAGGTAATAGGTATATCCTGTGTGACTGACATGGCTATTCCAGATGAATTAGAATCAATAAGTCATGAGCAAGTAATGGAGGTTGCCAATAAAACTAGACCTAAATTTATTAACCTGGTTAAAGAAGTCATTAATGGGGTGACTGTATAA
- a CDS encoding DUF3866 family protein gives MISIKRGKVTKIIKKLEGRTDILVNIDNKDENAINYDYLTGCIAVGDEVILNTTAVELNLGTGGYHFVICNLNVSNQSIDTKGHIMKLRYTPFQLKTYAVEEQESPYHKLFHEFKSLNDMPVLVGTLHSMLVPISSTLKYLNNNIKIAFIMTDGAALPLYLSNAIYELKEKNIIYKTITLGHAFGGDYEVVNIYNALIAAKEIAKCDIAIVTMGPGIVGTGTPYGFTGVEQGHIADAVNDLGGISITVPRITFKDERERHYGFSHHSLTVLSKIMKTRSNIALPNFSLEHETIIMKQIKENNLMQKHNIFKIEKNILEQALDQYGLEVKSMGRDLKNDPEFFATCSAAAIYAVSLLNNQ, from the coding sequence ATGATTAGTATAAAACGTGGTAAAGTGACAAAAATTATAAAAAAATTAGAAGGTCGCACTGATATTTTAGTAAATATAGATAATAAAGATGAAAATGCAATTAACTATGATTACTTAACTGGATGTATAGCAGTAGGTGATGAAGTAATTTTAAATACAACTGCTGTAGAATTAAATTTAGGTACTGGAGGATATCATTTTGTAATATGTAACTTAAATGTCAGTAATCAAAGTATAGATACAAAAGGGCATATTATGAAACTTAGATACACTCCATTTCAGCTTAAAACATATGCAGTAGAAGAACAAGAAAGCCCTTATCATAAACTATTTCATGAATTTAAATCTTTAAATGATATGCCTGTGCTTGTAGGAACATTACATAGTATGCTAGTTCCAATTTCATCTACATTAAAGTACTTAAACAATAATATAAAAATCGCATTTATTATGACTGATGGCGCAGCTCTTCCTTTGTATTTAAGTAATGCTATATACGAATTAAAAGAAAAAAATATTATTTATAAAACTATTACACTTGGGCATGCTTTTGGTGGTGACTACGAAGTTGTAAATATATACAATGCCTTAATTGCCGCAAAAGAAATTGCTAAATGCGATATTGCAATTGTAACTATGGGGCCTGGTATTGTGGGTACGGGGACACCATACGGCTTTACCGGAGTTGAACAAGGACATATAGCTGATGCTGTAAATGACTTAGGTGGTATTTCTATTACTGTTCCTAGAATTACATTTAAAGATGAAAGAGAAAGGCATTATGGATTCAGTCACCATAGTTTAACTGTTTTAAGCAAGATAATGAAAACAAGGTCTAATATTGCACTTCCTAATTTTTCATTGGAACATGAAACTATTATTATGAAGCAAATTAAAGAAAATAATCTAATGCAAAAGCATAATATATTTAAGATTGAAAAAAATATACTAGAACAAGCTTTAGACCAATATGGACTTGAAGTTAAATCTATGGGAAGGGATCTAAAGAATGATCCAGAGTTTTTTGCTACTTGTAGTGCAGCAGCTATATACGCTGTTTCTCTGCTAAATAATCAATAA
- a CDS encoding purine-nucleoside phosphorylase produces MKEYSQKILEAKSYIENKINLKPAIGLILGSGLGILADEIKNSHIISYKDIPNFPISTVEGHAGELVIGELMGKQVIALKGRFHYYEGYSMDKVTFPVRVMIALGVKQIIVTNAAGGVNKNFTPGDLMIIEDHINFAFDNPLIGPNDNKLGVRFPDMSQAYNLELIDIAKRVARENNIDIKTGVYAFLTGPTYETPAEVKMMSILGADAVGMSTVPEVIAAVHGGIDVLGISCITNMASGILDQPLSHDEVIETTQKVKKTFITYIEGIIESI; encoded by the coding sequence ATGAAAGAATATTCTCAAAAAATTTTGGAAGCAAAGTCTTATATAGAAAATAAAATAAATTTAAAGCCAGCGATAGGATTAATTCTTGGATCTGGACTAGGTATATTAGCAGATGAAATCAAAAATTCGCACATTATCTCATATAAGGATATACCTAATTTTCCTATTTCAACAGTAGAAGGGCATGCTGGTGAATTAGTTATTGGGGAACTTATGGGAAAACAGGTAATTGCACTAAAGGGCCGATTTCACTACTATGAAGGCTATAGTATGGATAAGGTTACATTTCCAGTAAGAGTTATGATTGCTTTAGGTGTTAAGCAAATAATTGTTACTAATGCTGCAGGTGGAGTAAATAAAAACTTCACTCCCGGAGACTTAATGATAATTGAAGACCATATTAACTTTGCATTCGATAATCCATTAATTGGGCCTAATGATAATAAATTAGGAGTACGGTTCCCAGATATGTCTCAAGCCTATAATTTGGAATTAATAGATATAGCGAAAAGAGTTGCTAGAGAAAATAACATTGATATTAAAACAGGTGTATATGCATTTCTAACAGGTCCTACCTATGAAACACCTGCTGAGGTAAAGATGATGAGTATTTTAGGGGCTGACGCTGTAGGAATGTCTACAGTACCTGAAGTAATAGCTGCTGTTCATGGCGGTATTGATGTTTTAGGGATTTCTTGTATTACAAATATGGCTTCTGGTATTTTAGATCAGCCATTAAGCCATGATGAGGTTATAGAAACAACTCAGAAAGTAAAGAAAACATTTATTACATATATTGAAGGAATTATAGAAAGCATTTAA
- a CDS encoding NUDIX hydrolase codes for MTMEEKTMKCERVYEGRIINVRVDTVELPDKKYSKREIVEHPGAVGIIPITSDKKIILVKQFRKPVEDILLEIPAGKIEPKEEPYVCALRELEEETGFKTDTVEKLLEFYTTPGFSNEIIHIYLAENLKEGIANPDEDENIDVVELSIEEAMEKINIGEIKDAKTIVAILTYFNLYNYK; via the coding sequence ATGACCATGGAAGAAAAGACTATGAAATGTGAGAGGGTTTACGAAGGAAGAATTATCAATGTTAGGGTAGATACTGTAGAATTGCCCGATAAGAAATATTCTAAAAGAGAAATAGTGGAACATCCTGGAGCGGTAGGAATAATTCCAATAACATCAGATAAAAAAATTATTTTAGTTAAGCAATTTCGCAAACCAGTAGAAGATATTTTACTTGAAATTCCAGCAGGAAAAATTGAACCTAAGGAAGAACCGTATGTATGTGCTCTTAGGGAACTTGAAGAAGAAACTGGCTTTAAAACTGATACTGTAGAAAAGCTTTTAGAGTTTTATACAACACCAGGATTTTCAAATGAAATAATACATATTTATTTAGCTGAAAATCTTAAAGAAGGCATTGCTAATCCAGATGAAGATGAAAATATAGATGTTGTTGAATTGTCAATAGAAGAAGCTATGGAAAAAATAAATATAGGTGAAATAAAAGATGCTAAGACAATAGTTGCAATACTTACCTATTTCAACTTATATAATTATAAATAA
- a CDS encoding phosphopentomutase has product MINRVILFIMDSVGIGALPDAKNFGDVGANTLGNIAINEGGINLPNLQRLGLGNIDHIVGVESIESPLGAFGRSLEVSNGKDTTTGHWELAGLHLTEPFKTFPKGFSKDIIDTLENKIGRKILGNKPASGTAILDELGEEHMSTGHPIVYTSADSVLQIAAHEEIIPLEELYEICKIAREIMMGDNAVARIIARPFIGTPGSFTRTHNRRDYSLNPTRDTVLDIVKKEGLDVVAIGKIEDIFNGKGITEAAHTIDNMDGIDKTIEYIQKSSKGIIFTNLVDFDSKYGHRRDSKGYKEALESLDMRVPEILDSMNDDDIIIFTADHGNDPTYKGSDHTREYIPIVIYGNKIKQNVNIGTRKSFADIAATISDIFEIQSTGNGESFKDIIIK; this is encoded by the coding sequence ATGATTAATAGAGTAATTTTATTTATAATGGATAGTGTAGGTATAGGAGCTTTACCTGATGCTAAAAATTTTGGTGATGTTGGTGCAAATACATTAGGTAACATTGCTATAAATGAAGGTGGAATCAATTTACCTAATTTACAAAGACTTGGGTTAGGAAATATTGATCATATTGTTGGAGTGGAATCAATTGAATCTCCTTTAGGTGCTTTTGGTAGATCACTAGAGGTTTCTAATGGTAAGGATACTACAACAGGGCATTGGGAATTAGCAGGCTTACACTTAACTGAACCTTTCAAAACCTTTCCAAAAGGATTTTCAAAGGATATAATAGATACATTAGAAAATAAAATCGGGAGAAAAATTTTAGGAAATAAGCCTGCCTCTGGTACAGCAATATTAGATGAACTTGGCGAAGAACATATGAGTACAGGACATCCAATTGTTTATACTTCAGCTGATAGTGTATTGCAGATTGCTGCTCACGAAGAAATCATTCCTCTAGAGGAGCTATATGAAATATGTAAAATTGCAAGAGAAATTATGATGGGGGATAATGCAGTTGCAAGAATTATTGCTAGACCATTTATTGGGACCCCAGGAAGCTTTACTAGAACTCATAATAGAAGAGATTATTCCCTAAATCCTACAAGGGACACAGTATTAGATATTGTGAAAAAAGAAGGCTTAGATGTAGTTGCAATAGGAAAGATAGAAGATATATTTAATGGAAAAGGTATTACAGAGGCTGCACATACAATAGATAATATGGATGGAATCGATAAAACAATTGAGTATATACAAAAAAGTAGTAAAGGTATTATATTCACAAATTTAGTTGACTTCGACTCTAAATATGGACACAGAAGAGATTCAAAAGGCTACAAAGAGGCTTTAGAAAGTTTGGATATGAGGGTTCCGGAAATATTGGATAGTATGAATGATGATGATATTATAATTTTTACTGCAGACCATGGAAATGACCCAACTTATAAAGGAAGTGATCATACTAGGGAATACATTCCTATTGTTATTTATGGAAATAAAATTAAACAAAATGTTAATATTGGAACAAGAAAATCCTTTGCTGACATTGCTGCAACAATTTCTGATATTTTTGAAATACAATCAACAGGTAATGGAGAGAGCTTCAAAGATATAATCATTAAATAA
- a CDS encoding pyrimidine-nucleoside phosphorylase, whose product MRMYDLILKKRNGGILSKEEINYFIKGYTGGDIPDYQASALLMAIYFQKMNECETADLTEAMMNSGDIIDLTAINGIKVDKHSTGGVGDKTTIALAPIVAACGVPVAKMSGRGLGHTGGTLDKLESIPGFSVDMTIDKFINNVNNFKIAVAGQTANLAPADKIIYALRDVTATVDNISLIASSIMCKKLASGADSIVLDVKTGSGAFMQNTDDAFELAQEMVKIGNNMGRDTIALVTNMDQPLGNAVGNSLEIKEAIETLKGGGPEDFKELCITLGSYMLLLARCVETVEEGRRKVKNVISTGKAFDVFKTFVIEQGGDVSYVENIDLFPKAKGVYELKSEATGYVNKIEADVVGLAALTLGAGRETKESVIDLAVGIVLNKKVGDYVQAGETLAYIHYNNDDKIKDATKKLKSAYLIEEASRSKSPLLFGIVTCDGIKRL is encoded by the coding sequence ATGAGGATGTACGACTTAATATTAAAAAAGCGTAATGGTGGTATTTTATCCAAGGAAGAAATAAATTATTTTATTAAAGGATATACTGGTGGCGACATTCCAGACTATCAGGCATCAGCTCTATTGATGGCTATATATTTCCAAAAAATGAATGAATGTGAAACTGCTGATTTGACAGAAGCAATGATGAACTCTGGAGATATCATTGATTTAACTGCTATTAATGGAATTAAAGTAGATAAACATAGCACTGGTGGTGTTGGTGATAAAACAACTATTGCGTTAGCGCCTATAGTGGCTGCTTGTGGTGTACCAGTAGCTAAAATGTCAGGGAGAGGTTTAGGTCATACAGGTGGAACTCTTGATAAGTTAGAATCTATTCCTGGATTTAGCGTAGATATGACTATAGATAAATTTATAAATAATGTTAATAATTTTAAAATTGCTGTTGCAGGCCAAACAGCTAATTTAGCACCTGCAGATAAAATAATATACGCATTAAGGGATGTTACAGCTACAGTAGATAATATTTCATTAATAGCAAGCAGTATAATGTGTAAAAAACTTGCATCTGGAGCAGACTCTATAGTACTGGATGTAAAAACTGGTAGTGGTGCATTTATGCAAAATACCGATGATGCTTTTGAATTAGCTCAGGAAATGGTTAAAATAGGGAACAATATGGGTCGTGATACTATTGCTCTAGTAACAAATATGGATCAACCTTTAGGTAATGCAGTTGGAAATAGTCTTGAGATTAAGGAAGCAATAGAAACTTTAAAAGGTGGCGGACCGGAAGACTTTAAAGAACTATGTATAACTTTAGGCTCTTATATGCTTCTATTAGCTAGATGTGTAGAAACCGTGGAAGAAGGAAGACGAAAAGTAAAGAATGTTATTTCTACTGGAAAAGCCTTTGATGTATTTAAAACATTTGTTATAGAGCAAGGTGGAGATGTAAGCTATGTAGAAAATATAGATTTATTTCCAAAAGCTAAGGGAGTGTATGAGCTAAAGTCCGAAGCAACTGGTTATGTTAATAAAATAGAGGCAGATGTTGTAGGATTAGCTGCATTAACATTAGGTGCAGGTAGAGAGACTAAAGAAAGTGTTATAGATCTTGCAGTGGGAATTGTATTAAATAAAAAAGTTGGAGATTATGTACAAGCTGGAGAAACACTGGCATATATACACTATAATAATGATGATAAGATAAAAGATGCAACAAAAAAATTAAAATCAGCATATTTAATTGAAGAAGCAAGTAGATCAAAGTCACCTTTATTGTTTGGTATAGTTACTTGTGATGGAATAAAGAGGTTATAA